One segment of Megachile rotundata isolate GNS110a chromosome 4, iyMegRotu1, whole genome shotgun sequence DNA contains the following:
- the fand gene encoding pre-mRNA-splicing factor SYF1 fand, producing the protein MMLERKDPEGNLYVFNEEDLPYEEEILRNPYSVKHWQRYIDHLKSTKSSNLNIVYERALKELPGSYKLWYNYLRQRVSQLKGRCITDPLYEDVNNAFERALVFMHKMPRIWMDYCTLMTEQCYITRTRQVFDRALRALPITQHHRIWPLYIEFLKKHNVYETAIRVFRRYLKLAPEDTEEYIEYLISIGRLDEAAVKLAQIVNQDDFVSKHGKSNHQLWNELCDLISKNPSKIKSLNVDAIIRGGLRRYTDQLGPLWNSLADYYVRSGLFERARDIYEEAIQTVTTVRDFTQVFDAYAQFEELSLSRRMEEATKNPTEDDDIDLELRLARFEHLMERRLLLLNSVLLRQNPHNVQEWHKRVMLYEGQPHEIINTYTEAVQTVQPQLAVGKLHTLWVAFGKFYEENGQIADARVVFEKATHVPYTKVDDLASVWCEWAEMEIRHGNYKEALKLMHRATAMPFRKVAYHDETETVQMRLYKSLKVWSMYADLEESFGTFKTCKAVYDKIIDLKIATPQIIINYGLFLEENKYFEEAFRAYEKGIALFKWPNVYDIWNTYLTKFLKRYGGTKLERTRDLFEQCLEHCPPKYAKALYLLYAKLEEEHGLARHAMSVYERATSAVLPEERFEMFNIYIKKAADIYGVPKTRQIYEKAIEVLNEENTREMCLRFAEMETKLGEVDRARAIYAHCSQICDPRVTSNFWQIWKEFEVRHGNEDTMREMLRIKRSVQAMYNTQVNMMSAQMLNNATNPPSDVPLDAMRLLDSKVPNTENVTTYKDSIKFVRGVTEKDGRPESQVNNPDEIDIDVDEEVNDNEADIEEDIPIEKQSIPSQVFGSLKTTEGEDD; encoded by the exons AATGAAGAGGATTTACCATATGAAgaagaaattttaagaaatccTTATTCTGTGAAACATTGGCAACGTTACATAGATCATTTAAAAAGCACAAAAAGCAGTAATTTGAATATTGTGTATGAGCGGGCATTGAAAGAACTTCCTGGAAG TTACAAGTTATGGTACAATTACCTACGCCAACGAGTAAGTCAATTAAAGGGAAGATGCATAACAGATCCTCTTTATGAagatgtaaataatgcatttgaACGTGCATTAGTATTTATGCATAAAATGCCTCGGATTTGGATGGATTATTGTACATTAATGACTGAACAGTGCTATATTACACGTACCAGGCAGGTTTTTGATCGTGCACTCAGAGCTCTTCCTATCACTCAGCATCATCGTATATGGCCATTGtacattgaatttttgaaaaaacatAATGTATATGAGACTGCTATTAGAGTTTTTAGAAGATATCTTAAG CTAGCCCCAGAAGATACAGAAGAATATATAGAGTATTTAATATCAATTGGTAGGCTAGATGAAGCTGCTGTAAAACTAGCACAGATTGTTAATCAAGATGATTTTGTATCAAAGCATGGAAAATCAAACCATCAGTTATGGAATGAATTATGTGACTTAATATCAAAAAATCCCTCTAAAATAAAATCTCTTAATGTAGATGCTATTATAAGAGGTGGTTTAAGACGTTACACAGATCAGTTAGGACCTTTATGGAATTCATTAGCGGACTATTATGTCCGCAGCGGTTTATTTGAAAGG GCAAGAGATATTTATGAAGAAGCAATACAAACAGTAACCACTGTCAGAGATTTCACTCAAGTTTTTGATGCTTATGCACAATTTGAAGAACTTAGCCTCAGTAGACGTATGGAGGAAGCTACAAAGAATCCTACAGAAGATG ATGACATAGATTTGGAATTGAGATTAGCGCGATTTGAGCATCTAATGGAAAGACGTTTATTATTGCTGAATTCTGTATTATTAAGACAAAATCCTCATAATGTACAAGAATGGCATAAAAGAGTTATGCTGTATGAAGGACAACCACACGAG attattaataCATATACGGAAGCTGTACAAACGGTGCAACCACAATTAGCAGTAGGTAAATTACATACTTTATGGGTTGCATTTGGCAAATTTTATGAAGAAAATGGACAAATAGCAGATGCTAGGGTAGTTTTCGAGAAAGCTACTCATGTCCCATATACCAAAGTAGATGACCTTGCTTCTGTGTGGTGTGAATGGGCAGAAATGGAAATTAGACATGG AAACTATAAAGAAGCTTTAAAGCTAATGCATCGTGCTACTGCTATGCCATTCCGCAAAGTAGCTTATCATGATGAAACTGAAACTGTTCAAATGAGATTGTATAAATCATTGAAAGTATGGTCTATGTATGCTGACTTGGAAGAAAGCTTTGGTACATTTAAGACGTGTAAAGCAGTGTATGATAAAATCATTGACTTGAAAATTGCAACgccacaaattattattaattatggtTTGTTCCTAGAAGAAAATAAATACTTTGAAGAAGCTTTTAGG GCATATGAAAAAGGAATAGCACTTTTCAAGTGGCCCAACGTTTATGATATATGGAATACTTATctcactaaatttttaaaacgttatGGTGGTACAAAATTAGAACGAACGCGAGATTTATTTGAACAGTGCTTAGAACATTGTCCACCAAAATACGCCAAag ccttgtatttattatatgccAAATTGGAAGAAGAGCATGGTTTAGCTAGGCATGCAATGTCCGTGTATGAACGAGCAACAAGTGCTGTTCTTCCTGAAGAAAGGTTTGAg ATGTTCAACATATATATAAAGAAAGCAGCGGACATATACGGTGTTCcaaaaacgagacaaatttaCGAAAAAGCTATTGAGGTACTTAATGAAGAAAATACGAGAGAAATGTGCCTACGATTTGCAGAAATGGAAACGAAGTTAGGAGAAGTCGACAGGGCTCGAGCAATATATGCACACTGTAGTCAAATTTGTGATCCAAGG GTAACATCTAATTTCTGGCAAATATGGAAAGAATTTGAAGTGAGACACGGTAATGAAGATACAATGCGTGAAATGCTTCGAATTAAACGTAGTGTTCAAGCTATGTATAATACTCAAGTAAACATGATGTCTGCTCAAATGTTAAATAATGCTACAAATCCACCATCTGACGTACCATTAGACGCAATGCGACTTCTGGATAGTAAAGTACCAAATACAG AGAATGTTACTACGTATAAGGATAGCATTAAGTTTGTTCGCGGTGTAACTGAAAAAGACGGTAGACCGGAATCACAAGTAAATAACCCAGACGAAATTGACATCGATGTAGATGAAGAAGTTAACGACAATGAAGCTGATATAGAAGAAG ATATACCTATAGAAAAACAAAGTATTCCATCACAAGTGTTTGGTAGTCTAAAAACAACTGAAGGAGAAGATGACTAA
- the Fbxo42 gene encoding F-box protein 42 — MECNIDDLPDVLLEYILSLIPPYKDLQECKLVSKRWFRATKNVIQHNKAHFHKSVAYGSLLWSPWPSTHWMPTIAKRHSHSACTYENSMYVFGGCTATSTTFNDLWRLDLDTRTWVRLITMGSYPSPKACATMLYYKKSFILFGGWSHPSPYPLHQQWKLFNELHVYSIESNKWNAINTLETPPPTSAHSASIHKNHMVVFGGICNGYRSNDIWCLNLDSYSWHKQATSNLKPQPRYGQSQIELGDKHLLVLGGCTGPNIAMNDAWLLKMEGAAWTWKKVNMHNTEWAPTRIWCHQACKVGNYVIVLSINKCQNKPNDMSISLKKVTCQKTVTPPPSDSTSLHARQGNLSNIDRDVNVNGRHGSFARVSVKTPRPSSHPSNFTKSLTLCNDNVLSMAAFRDEPVRNGTNSNRQRQLESLRRMEESIRNRRMHSKPTKKTGNTLSIFVLDITNVLCDECTASWIPLKHNNQSGPDERILYSLVAGRGELIVFGGIRKEQTSIQNHSDMDESEVYNDLHFINPPRYVI; from the exons ATGGAGTGTAACATCGACGATTTACCAGACGTTTTGCTAGAATATATTTTAAGTCTAATTCCACCATACAAAGATTTGCAAGAATGTAAGCTTGTATCCAAAAGATGGTTCCGTGCCACTAAAA ATGTAATACAGCACAATAAAGCGCACTTTCATAAATCTGTGGCTTATGGCTCATTACTTTGGAGTCCATGGCCATCTACGCACTGGATGCCAACTATTGCCAAGAGACATTCACATTCTGCTTGTACATACGAAAACTCTATGTATGTTTTTGGTGGATGTACAGCTACATCTACAACATTTAATGATTTATGGAGATTAGATTTGGACACAAgaacatgggttagattaatCACTATGGGTAGCTATCCATCTCCTAAAGCTTGTGCTACTATGTTATACTATAAAAAAAGCTTCATTTTGTTTGGTGGATGGTCACATCCATCACCATATCCATTACATCAG CAATGGAAATTATTCAATGAGTTGCATGTGTATTCTATAGAATCAAATAAATGGAATGCTATAAATACATTGGAAACACCTCCGCCCACTTCAGCTCACTCTGCATCAATCCATAAAAATCATATGGTTGTTTTTGGTGGTATATGCAATGGATACag ATCCAATGACATATGGTGTTTGAATCTGGATTCGTATAGTTGGCATAAGCAAGCCACTTCAAACCTAAAGCCACAACCACGCTATGGTCAATCTCAAATTGAACTTGGAGATAAACACCTTCTTGTTCTAG gaggGTGTACTGGACCGAATATTGCTATGAATGATGCTTGGTTATTGAAAATGGAAGGTGCAGCTTGGACATGGAAAAAAGTGAACATGCATAATACAGAATGGGCACCCACGCGTATTTGGTGTCATCAAGCTTGCAAA gtGGGAAATTACGTTATTGTTCTCAGTATAAATAAATGTCAAAATAAACCAAATGATATGAGTATATCACTGAAGAAAGTTACTTGTCAAAAGACAGTCACACCACCACCAAGTGATTCGACTTCTTTACATGCAAG ACAAgggaatttatcaaatattgatAGAGATGTAAACGTTAATGGTCGGCATGGATCTTTTGCCAGAGTGTCTGTGAAAACACCTCGTCCTTCATCTCATCCTTCTAACTTTACAAAAAGTTTAACACTGTGTAATGATAATGTTTTAAGCATGGCTGCTTTTCGTGATGAACCAGTGCGTAATGGCACTAATAGTAATCGACAACGGCAACTAGAATCTCTTCGTAGAATGGAAGAAAGTATTAGAAATCGAAGAATGCATTCAAAACCTACTAAAAAAACAGGAAACACGTTATCCATATTTGTGTTGGATATTACGAATGTCTTATGTGACGAGTGTACAGCTTCATGGATTCCTTTGAAGCATAATAATCAATCAGGCCCCGATGAAAGGATACTTTATTCGCTTGTAGCCGGTCGAGGTGAATTAATAGTATTTGGCGGTATCCGTAAGGAACAAACATCTATACAAAATCATTCTGACATGGACGAGTCCGAAGTTTATAATGATCTCCATTTTATAAATCCGCCAAGATATGTGATTTAA
- the LOC100884000 gene encoding protein O-glucosyltransferase 2 isoform X2 — protein sequence MRRKNGNSLPSNIYLTESPGEDMINVSIQGQSSTGHACHIWTQILDCKDGNFIIRYKLHNTCFNLKLKIGLKQRNLPILSLEAKEPAYEEECYCPNPDIDNWLENFECTKNYTQIHNDLADFIDVDFDKIRKDIVKAYDRPGSISLCHYVVKSNKIFRECHGQHVGFKIFMDSILLSITRKVILPDIEFFVNLGDWPLVAKNGKNYPIFSWCGSYDTKDIVMPTYDITESSLEAMGRVMLDILSVQGNTDTPWEKKIDKLFWRGRDSCRERLDLIDISRKYPDLFNVSITNFFFFKGEMDKYGPGQSHVSFFNFFKYKYQLNIDGTVAAYRFPYLLAGDALVLKQESKYYEFFYNDLVSGKHYIPVKSDLSNLVEQIVWAKNHDEEALQVIKSARQFVRDNLLPHNILCYHVALFYEWSKRLKSEVKILDNMEEVLQPKHSCKCYDNNRNLKEEL from the exons ATGCGCAGAAAGAACGGGAACTCCTTGCCTAGTAACATTTA tttaacaGAATCACCTGGAGAAGATATGATCAATGTTTCTATACAAGGCCAAAGTTCAACAGGTCATGCGTGTCATATATGGACACAAATTTTAGATTGCAAAgatggaaattttattattcgttataaattacataatacatgtttcaatttaaaattgaagatagGATTAAAACAACGTAATTTACCTATTTTATCATTGGAAGCTAAag AACCTGCTTATGAAGAAGAATGTTATTGTCCAAATCCAGATATTGATAACTGGTTGGAAAACTTTGAATGTACAAAGAATtatacacaaatacacaatgATCTTGCTGACTTTATAGATGTGGATTTTGACAAAATACGTAAAGATATTGTGAAAGCATATGATCGACCTGGAAGCATCAGTCTTTGTCATTATGTAGTTAAATCTAATAAA ATTTTCAGGGAATGTCATGGTCAACATGTAGGCTTCAAAATATTTATGGATTCCATTTTGTTATCTATTACACGAAAAGTTATTTTGCCAGACATTGAATTCTTTgtgaatttaggagattggccACTTGTTGCAAAAAATGGCAAGAATTATCCTATCTTTTCTTGGTGTGGCTCATATGACACAAAAGATATTGTTATGCCCACTTATGATATCACAGAGTCATCATTAGAAGCAATGGGAAG GGTAATGTTAGATATATTATCTGTACAAGGTAATACAGATACACCATGGGAAAAAAAGATAGATAAATTATTCTGGCGTGGACGTGATTCGTGCAGGGAAAGACTTGATTTAATCgatatttcaagaaaatatCCTGACCTGTTTAATGTCTCGATTACAAACTTCTTTTTCTTTAAAGGTGAAATGGATAAATATGGCCCTGGCCAAAGTCATGtatcttttttcaatttttttaag TACAAGTATCAGTTAAATATCGATGGTACAGTAGCCGCATATCGATTTCCATATCTGCTTGCTGGGGATGCTTTAGTATTAAAACAAGAATCAAAgtattatgaatttttttacaatgATCTTGTGTCTGGAAAACATTATATACCAGTCAAAAGCGATTTGTCAAATTTGGTTGAACAAATTGTATGGGCTAAAAATCATGATGAAGAAGCACTACAGGTTATCAAATCTGCTAGGCAGTTTGTAAGAGACAATTTGCTGCCACATAATATATTATGTTATCATGTAGCTTTGTTTTAT GAATGGAGTAAACGCTTGAAAAGCGAAGTTAAGATACTAGATAATATGGAAGAAGTGCTGCAGCCTAAACATTCTTGTAAATGTTACGATAATAATAGGAACCTAAAAGAAGAGCTTTAG
- the LOC100884000 gene encoding protein O-glucosyltransferase 2 isoform X1 translates to MILLTKMIFIWILLLFACHEVKNVEVDPSKTIIWGPGLKPDKVTMRARYIFLQFVDTEGKNLTESPGEDMINVSIQGQSSTGHACHIWTQILDCKDGNFIIRYKLHNTCFNLKLKIGLKQRNLPILSLEAKEPAYEEECYCPNPDIDNWLENFECTKNYTQIHNDLADFIDVDFDKIRKDIVKAYDRPGSISLCHYVVKSNKIFRECHGQHVGFKIFMDSILLSITRKVILPDIEFFVNLGDWPLVAKNGKNYPIFSWCGSYDTKDIVMPTYDITESSLEAMGRVMLDILSVQGNTDTPWEKKIDKLFWRGRDSCRERLDLIDISRKYPDLFNVSITNFFFFKGEMDKYGPGQSHVSFFNFFKYKYQLNIDGTVAAYRFPYLLAGDALVLKQESKYYEFFYNDLVSGKHYIPVKSDLSNLVEQIVWAKNHDEEALQVIKSARQFVRDNLLPHNILCYHVALFYEWSKRLKSEVKILDNMEEVLQPKHSCKCYDNNRNLKEEL, encoded by the exons ATGATATTGTTAacaaaaatgatatttatatggattttattgttatttgctTGTCATgaagtaaaaaatgttgaagTAGATCCATCGAAAACAATAATTTGGGGCCCAGGATTAAAACCGGACAAAGTAACGATGCGAGCAAGATATATTTTTCTTCAGTTTGTTGATACAGAAGGAAAAaa tttaacaGAATCACCTGGAGAAGATATGATCAATGTTTCTATACAAGGCCAAAGTTCAACAGGTCATGCGTGTCATATATGGACACAAATTTTAGATTGCAAAgatggaaattttattattcgttataaattacataatacatgtttcaatttaaaattgaagatagGATTAAAACAACGTAATTTACCTATTTTATCATTGGAAGCTAAag AACCTGCTTATGAAGAAGAATGTTATTGTCCAAATCCAGATATTGATAACTGGTTGGAAAACTTTGAATGTACAAAGAATtatacacaaatacacaatgATCTTGCTGACTTTATAGATGTGGATTTTGACAAAATACGTAAAGATATTGTGAAAGCATATGATCGACCTGGAAGCATCAGTCTTTGTCATTATGTAGTTAAATCTAATAAA ATTTTCAGGGAATGTCATGGTCAACATGTAGGCTTCAAAATATTTATGGATTCCATTTTGTTATCTATTACACGAAAAGTTATTTTGCCAGACATTGAATTCTTTgtgaatttaggagattggccACTTGTTGCAAAAAATGGCAAGAATTATCCTATCTTTTCTTGGTGTGGCTCATATGACACAAAAGATATTGTTATGCCCACTTATGATATCACAGAGTCATCATTAGAAGCAATGGGAAG GGTAATGTTAGATATATTATCTGTACAAGGTAATACAGATACACCATGGGAAAAAAAGATAGATAAATTATTCTGGCGTGGACGTGATTCGTGCAGGGAAAGACTTGATTTAATCgatatttcaagaaaatatCCTGACCTGTTTAATGTCTCGATTACAAACTTCTTTTTCTTTAAAGGTGAAATGGATAAATATGGCCCTGGCCAAAGTCATGtatcttttttcaatttttttaag TACAAGTATCAGTTAAATATCGATGGTACAGTAGCCGCATATCGATTTCCATATCTGCTTGCTGGGGATGCTTTAGTATTAAAACAAGAATCAAAgtattatgaatttttttacaatgATCTTGTGTCTGGAAAACATTATATACCAGTCAAAAGCGATTTGTCAAATTTGGTTGAACAAATTGTATGGGCTAAAAATCATGATGAAGAAGCACTACAGGTTATCAAATCTGCTAGGCAGTTTGTAAGAGACAATTTGCTGCCACATAATATATTATGTTATCATGTAGCTTTGTTTTAT GAATGGAGTAAACGCTTGAAAAGCGAAGTTAAGATACTAGATAATATGGAAGAAGTGCTGCAGCCTAAACATTCTTGTAAATGTTACGATAATAATAGGAACCTAAAAGAAGAGCTTTAG
- the LOC100875159 gene encoding uncharacterized protein LOC100875159, translating to MSVTFAQRGRPPPNPAQIQKMLDENSQLIQTIQEYQSKGKPQECIQYQQMLHRNLVYLASIADANQNIQALLPPPQGIPNGPQHGMMNPQGLPNAPTGTSGPGGEIPPSNQPTLPMSSFSQGQPMSQGGYRGPVMPGQGPAISRPPTAPGPQQYRGPQGYPQQPSQQGYPAQYANQNSGSNYQGPQGSAYTPGQPNQYGPPNTSQQQGYSTSNQPNYGPPTTVNSYGPQPGGYPPPGSTQPPTGYGPPPPNQQGYPPSNPSQQNFPSSGQQQQPGQYGSPSPQPNYQQPPSQAPPQNAYGGGQPGNYPPPSSQAYANNVPPQNYAAPPTSSAQPPQPGSQQNTGPQPNYGNQPSPGPGATQYGPVSTSPPFSTASASGINTYAQSSQPTSTPSASTQTYPPSSGPPPTSQGGNYAPPGPAPSGYPVHQTPHPTSHPPHQPPHQSPHQPSHAPHQPPHQPSHQSSHQPPSHQSPHQPQQSQQQSQTPPQSQQQSQSPAPSGFQPPSGPPQGPAPPPGPQPQPGYGPATTQTYVPPTPGGQPQVYTPHPPQGGQHYGHPQYPPQSYPPPPTGQGYPQYPPRPPGGHMPPPPGPQGPPPPNQYGGYGYQPPPQ from the exons ATGTCCGTGACCTTTGCTCAACGCGGTAGGCCGCCACCAAATCCTGCCCAAATACAGAAG ATGCTTGATGAAAATAGTCAGCTTATACAAACAATACAGGAATATCAAAGTAAAGGAAAACCACAAGAATGTATACA GTACCAACAAATGCTGCATCGCAATTTAGTATATTTAGCATCAATTGCTGATGCAAATCAAAATATACAAGCATTATTACCg CCTCCGCAAGGAATTCCTAATGGTCCTCAACATGGTATGATGAATCCACAAGGTCTACCAAATGCCCCTACAGGAACAAGTGGACCTGGAGGAGAGATACCTCCATCCAATCAGCCAACATTACCTATGTCAAGTTTTAGCCAAGGACAACCAATGTCACAAGGTGGATATCGTGGTCCTGTAATGCCTGGACAAGGACCTGCTATAAGTA GACCACCTACTGCACCTGGTCCACAGCAATATAGAGGACCCCAAGGTTATCCTCAACAACCTTCACAACAAGGTTATCCTGCTCAGTATGCCAATCAAAATTCTGGATCCAATTATCAAGGACCACAAGGATCTGCATACACCCCAGGACAACCAAATCAGTATGGACCACCAAATACTTCACAGCAACAAGGATATAGTACATCCAACCAGCCAAACTATGGACCTCCAACTACGGTAAATAGTTATGGTCCCCAACCGGGTGGATATCCACCACCGGGAAGCACGCAACCTCCTACGGGTTATGGTCCACCGCCGCCGAATCAGCAGGGCTATCCTCCTTCTAATCCTTCTCAACAAAATTTCCCATCAAGCGGTCAACAACAACAACCGGGACAGTATGGTAGTCCTAGCCCACAGCCAAATTATCAACAACCACCATCACAAGCTCCACCTCAGAATGCATATGGAGGTGGTCAACCTGGAAATTATCCTCCTCCATCATCTCAAGCATATGCCAATAATGTTCCACCTCAGAATTATGCAGCTCCTCCCACCTCTAGTGCTCAGCCTCCACAACCTGGTTCTCAACAAAATACTGGACCTCAGCCTAATTATGGTAACCAACCAAGTCCTGGTCCTGGTGCAACTCAGTATGGTCCAGTTTCTACGTCTCCTCCGTTTAGTACTGCCTCTGCCAGTGGAATCAATACTTATGCTCAAAGTAGCCAACCAACGAGTACACCGTCTGCTTCAACTCAAACTTATCCACCGAGTAGTGGTCCACCGCCTACTTCGCAAGGCGGAAATTATGCTCCCCCAGGCCCTGCTCCATCTGGCTATCCAGTGCACCAAACGCCTCATCCGACGTCGCATCCACCGCATCAACCGCCACATCAGTCTCCGCATCAACCTTCTCATGCTCCCCATCAACCACCTCATCAACCATCTCATCAGTCTTCTCATCAACCTCCTTCGCATCAATCGCCGCATCAACCACAACAGTCTCAACAACAATCTCAAACAccaccacaatcacaacaacaatctcAGAGTCCTGCCCCAAGCGGATTTCAACCACCATCAGGACCTCCTCAAGGTCCTGCTCCACCACCGGGGCCACAACCGCAACCTGGCTACGGTCCAGCCACTACTCAGACATATGTGCCACCAACGCCTGGTGGTCAGCCACAG GTATACACTCCTCATCCTCCTCAGGGTGGTCAGCATTATGGACATCCACAGTATCCTCCTCAGAGTTATCCACCACCACCAACAGGTCAAGGATATCCGCAATATCCACCGCGACCACCTGGTGGTCACATGCCTCCTCCACCCGGACCTCAGGGACCTCCACCACCAAATCAGTACGGAGGTTATGGATACCAACCACCACCACAATAA